The Papaver somniferum cultivar HN1 chromosome 3, ASM357369v1, whole genome shotgun sequence genome includes a region encoding these proteins:
- the LOC113356723 gene encoding myosin-9-like, whose translation MEDEMASLFEGMILFNPSEISDNNNNNDTDNSSKNDRESNPVVAIPHVSSSSSLATTSSEPVTEELTISSSQPLDENLFSDLTLVTPIEDLTSNLQSDSPSTSATATSTSLSAKIPSISRQISRKKKKSAIKIGYGRDSYIQDEPSLSSPIEPSNSSISIQNSEANTLLRTESEKSHLSTQSESEPQNSSIEVEIQEERVLSDRDCANSVEAETKPDLVPVPETTRISDPETNCDSIEDKLMSIKNQIREKIDNIRVMVDSASVKRKESSRKRRKAAEKVSLLSIKYMELEKELEEACETEDFERAERVSESAAVVEKEKEGFMNALRDAEAECDADDLKMQMVLEMQIAAEEEGVQLLEQFAKEASDNADLILKNAQVFSSKEMAHWQSSVENLEIRKMELEIETDLINDARTGLDKSIDLSVQDDKREKELLCKKRDDLKEDLEKLLLLVRQKEAEIAENDLNIQEVEKRIDNGLSGFHEAQTSVDMKFHDMKSALSVMEKENEALCIKKKEVDDFVAQEEIKGAKIRELTSVSIAEATACKELVALRKSLALPILRSREDKVRLAKTEEKILEDVQMLRQEVSAARTSLQELSSARSNIQQEITAFKQRVLFIDKRSPELEAEKKVAAAARNFKEAGRIAAEAKTLSIEMEGVQIKLEASISELEKIEEDIKNTVARLHESEELILCKEKEAALAGCERLHLVAAAAIAERSAALEFGDSEEANALLSEIETAKSQAAKLQEAYGLEEKFANSENHLISMELIANLGSDQLSKMVSSVSVTTT comes from the exons ATGGAAGATGAAATGGCTTCTCTGTTTGAAGGTATGATCCTCTTCAATCCTTCTGAAATttcagataataataataataatgatacaGACAATAGTAGTAAAAACGATCGTGAATCGAATCCAGTTGTTGCTATACCTCAtgtatcttcatcatcatcattagcaACAACTTCATCAGAACCAGTAACAGAAGAATTAACAATTTCATCATCtcaaccattagatgaaaaccttttCTCTGATCTTACTCTTGTCACTCCAATTGAAGACCTAACCTCAAATCTCCAATCTGATTCTCCTTCCACATCTGCTACTGCTACTTCTACTTCTTTATCAGCTAAGATTCCATCAATATCTAGACAGATttctagaaagaaaaagaaatcagcTATTAAGATTGGATACGGCAGAGATTCGTATATTCAAGATGAGCCATCTCTTTCTTCTCCAATTGAACCTTCTAAttcttcaatttcaattcaaaatTCAGAGGCGAATACCCTTTTGAGAACAGAATCAGAAAAATCTCATCTTTCGACTCAATCAGAGTCAGAACCTCAAAATTCATCAATTGAGGTTGAGATTCAAGAAGAAAGAGTCTTGAGCGATAGGGATTGTGCAAATAGTGTGGAGGCTGAAACTAAGCCTGATCTTGTTCCTGTGCCGGAGACTACTAGAATCAGTGATCCTGAGACCAACTGTGATTCCATTGAAGATAAATTGATGTCAATAAAAAATCAAATTAGAGAaaagattgataatattagggttATGGTGGACTCTGCCTCTGTAAAGAGAAAGGAGTCATCGAGAAAACGAAGAAAAGCAGCCGAAAAAGTGAGTTTGTTATCTATCAAGTATATGGAGTTGGAAAAAGAACTGGAAGAGGCTTGTGAAACTGAAGATTTTGAGAGAGCGGAAAGAGTGAGTGAGAGCGCGGCGGTAGTGGAAAAGGAGAAGGAAGGATTTATGAATGCATTGAGAGATGCTGAGGCAGAATGTGATGCTGATGATTTGAAGATGCAAATGGTTTTGGAGATGCAAATTGCAGCTGAAGAAGAAGGTGTACAGTTGTTGGAACAATTCGCTAAG GAAGCTTCTGACAATGCAGATTTGATATTGAAGAATGCACAAGTATTTTCCTCAAAAGAAATGGCCCACTGGCAATCATCTGTAGAAAACTTAGAGATAAGAAAGATGGAGTTAGAAATTGAAACTGACTTAATAAATGATGCACGTACGGGATTGGATAAATCCATTGATCTCTCAGTTCAAGATGACAAGAGAGAGAAGGAACTTCTTTGTAAGAAGCGAGATGACTTGAAAGAGGACTTGGAGAAACTGCTTCTTTTGGTTAGACAAAAGGAAGCAGAGATTGCAGAAAATGATTTAAATATCCAGGAAGTTGAGAAAAGGATCGATAACGGGTTGTCTGGGTTTCACGAAGCACAAACTAGCGTTGATATGAAATTCCATGACATGAAGTCCGCTCTTTCTGTAATGGAGAAAGAAAATGAAGCCTTATGCATTAAGAAGAAAGAAGTTGATGACTTCGTTGCTCAAGAGGAAATTAAAGGGGCAAAAATCAGAGAATTGACCAGTGTTTCCATTGCTGAAGCAACAGCATGCAAAGAGCTCGTTGCTCTAAGAAAATCTCTGGCATTACCTATTTTGAGGTCCAGGGAAGATAAAGTTAGACTTGCCAAGACTGAAGAGAAAATTTTGGAGGACGTCCAAATGCTTAGGCAAGAGGTCTCAGCTGCAAGAACTTCTCTTCAG GAGCTTTCTTCGGCAAGATCCAATATCCAGCAAGAAATTACTGCTTTCAAGCAAAGGGTTCTTTTCATTGACAAAAGAAGTCCAGAATTGGAAGCAGAAAAGaaggttgctgctgctgccaggaATTTCAAGGAAGCAGGAAGAATAGCTGCAGAGGCAAAAACCCTCAGTATCGAAATGGAAGGTGTGCAGATAAAGTTAGAAGCATCCATATCAGAGCTTGAGAAAATCGAAGAAGATATCAAAAACACTGTTGCAAGACTTCATGAGTCGGAGGAGCTGATTTTATGCAAGGAAAAAGAGGCAGCATTGGCTGGGTGTGAGAGGCTACATTTAGTTGCTGCTGCAGCAATTGCTGAAAGATCAGCTGCTCTTGAATTCGGTGACTCTGAAGAAGCAAATGCCTTGCTTTCAGAGATTGAAACTGCTAAATCTCAGGCAGCAAAGCTTCAAGAAGCTTATGGTCTTGAAGAGAAGTTTGCAAATTCAGAAAATCACTTGATCTCGATGGAACTCATAGCGAATCTTGGAAGTGATCAGTTATCTAAAATGGTTTCTTCTGTTTCTGTCACTACAACATGA